From the genome of Campylobacter concisus, one region includes:
- the ccoS gene encoding cbb3-type cytochrome oxidase assembly protein CcoS, with amino-acid sequence MDSATLAMLVFISVLMGAFLLFGVLWGIKNKQFEDYRKFLDGANLDDEEALNEAYELELRKKEALKKRLEASSKDKASSR; translated from the coding sequence ATGGATAGCGCGACACTTGCGATGCTAGTTTTTATCTCAGTTTTAATGGGAGCATTTTTGCTTTTTGGCGTGCTTTGGGGGATAAAAAATAAGCAATTTGAGGACTACCGAAAATTTTTAGACGGAGCAAATTTGGACGATGAAGAGGCACTAAATGAAGCTTATGAGTTAGAGCTTCGCAAAAAAGAAGCGCTAAAAAAGAGGCTAGAGGCTAGCAGTAAAGATAAGGCTAGCTCTCGATAG